The following are encoded together in the Phragmitibacter flavus genome:
- a CDS encoding aldehyde dehydrogenase family protein, translated as MLVLVDLQNDFLGRADLRPAAGVIIERAGFLLNAYRHHAMPVIHVRTTVTKDPDNRMAHWRRDDRWTCVEGSDGHSPPPSLREIEGEKLLHKQGFAAPRLVEEARAHASSKVLIAGVMTHACVRQAVLDFFQAGYEVFVAEDATGSDDPLHVASTRRFFEERGVHFAPSATLAARLLEGKPPGGRMTDKPTLRTLSSDASDFAREWRRTDLAHRTGLAMRLVQPLRERAEALARQMAVEIGKPVHFGQMEVLRSAEMIEAIARRFVHLETPAENAVIKVRRKPHGVVAIITPWNNPVYIPLGKIIPAILAGNTVLWKPAPEAASIAREIMALTRQCGWPPALLQVVEGDAHAGRALLSQPEIGAVTITASSGAGYEVAEVCARRHLPFQAELGGNNAAIVWRDADLNLAAEKIAAGAFEMTGQRCTANRRVIVHESIMEELMRLLIEKAAAMSWGDPLDPNTRIGPMVSATQRDRVDLLVQRAIREGCSTFYPLGQQPFITSDFTGSHSWLAPVVIICPDPGLEIVQEETFGPVLVVQTARDWEHALALCNGVSQGLAAALFSTSADLIRSFLDEAQAGILKINASTSDAMVDVPFGGWKASGSGPPEHGSHDLDFFTRIQTVYL; from the coding sequence ATGCTAGTCTTGGTGGACTTGCAAAACGACTTCCTGGGGCGTGCCGATTTGCGCCCTGCGGCGGGCGTTATCATTGAACGTGCGGGTTTCCTGCTGAATGCCTACCGGCACCACGCCATGCCCGTCATTCATGTCCGCACCACGGTGACCAAAGATCCCGACAATCGCATGGCCCATTGGCGTAGAGACGATCGCTGGACTTGCGTTGAGGGCAGCGATGGACACTCACCGCCGCCCTCCCTGCGCGAGATCGAGGGCGAAAAGCTGCTTCACAAACAGGGGTTCGCGGCACCCCGTCTGGTGGAAGAGGCTCGCGCCCATGCTTCATCAAAAGTCTTGATCGCCGGAGTGATGACCCATGCCTGCGTGCGTCAGGCCGTGCTGGATTTTTTCCAGGCTGGATATGAGGTGTTTGTCGCCGAAGATGCCACAGGCAGTGACGACCCACTGCATGTAGCTTCAACACGACGTTTTTTTGAGGAGCGCGGGGTCCACTTTGCCCCCAGTGCCACCCTGGCGGCCCGTTTGCTGGAGGGCAAGCCACCCGGTGGCCGAATGACTGACAAGCCCACGCTGCGCACGCTGTCGTCCGACGCATCCGACTTCGCCCGCGAATGGCGTCGCACCGATCTTGCCCATCGGACCGGGCTGGCCATGCGGTTGGTGCAGCCGCTTCGGGAACGTGCGGAAGCGCTCGCCCGTCAAATGGCGGTTGAAATCGGCAAGCCGGTTCATTTTGGGCAGATGGAAGTGCTGCGATCAGCGGAAATGATCGAAGCCATTGCCAGGCGTTTCGTCCATTTGGAAACTCCTGCCGAAAATGCGGTCATCAAAGTGCGCAGAAAGCCGCACGGAGTGGTGGCGATCATTACGCCGTGGAACAATCCGGTCTACATCCCGCTCGGCAAAATCATCCCTGCCATTCTCGCCGGCAACACCGTCCTCTGGAAACCAGCCCCAGAAGCCGCCTCCATCGCCCGCGAGATTATGGCGTTAACCCGGCAGTGCGGCTGGCCACCTGCCCTGCTGCAGGTGGTTGAAGGAGATGCCCATGCAGGTCGTGCGCTGCTTTCACAACCAGAGATCGGCGCAGTGACCATCACCGCTTCATCGGGGGCAGGTTACGAGGTGGCTGAAGTCTGCGCCCGGCGCCACCTGCCATTTCAGGCAGAACTGGGTGGCAACAATGCCGCCATCGTATGGCGGGATGCTGATTTGAATCTGGCTGCCGAAAAAATCGCCGCCGGTGCTTTCGAAATGACCGGCCAGCGCTGCACCGCCAACCGCAGGGTGATCGTTCATGAATCGATCATGGAGGAATTGATGCGCCTGCTGATTGAGAAGGCCGCCGCCATGTCTTGGGGGGATCCACTTGACCCCAACACCCGCATCGGGCCGATGGTGAGTGCAACGCAGCGGGATCGTGTGGACTTGCTGGTGCAACGCGCCATCCGCGAAGGGTGTTCCACTTTTTATCCCCTGGGTCAGCAGCCGTTCATCACGTCAGATTTCACCGGGTCCCATTCGTGGCTGGCTCCAGTGGTGATCATTTGCCCTGATCCCGGCCTCGAAATTGTCCAGGAGGAGACTTTCGGCCCCGTTTTGGTCGTGCAGACCGCCCGCGACTGGGAACACGCCCTCGCGCTGTGCAACGGCGTTTCACAAGGACTCGCGGCCGCTCTGTTTTCCACTTCCGCTGACCTCATCCGCAGCTTTCTCGACGAGGCCCAGGCCGGCATTCTCAAAATCAATGCCTCCACTTCCGATGCCATGGTGGACGTTCCGTTTGGAGGATGGAAGGCCTCGGGCAGCGGACCGCCCGAACATGGCAGCCACGATCTTGACTTTTTCACGCGCATCCAAACCGTTTACCTATGA